A DNA window from Daucus carota subsp. sativus chromosome 3, DH1 v3.0, whole genome shotgun sequence contains the following coding sequences:
- the LOC108214338 gene encoding plasma membrane ATPase 4, whose amino-acid sequence MGLSLEEIKNETVDLEKIPIEEVFEQLKCTREGLSADEGTNRLEIFGPNKLEEKKESKLLKFLGFMWNPLSWVMEAAAIMAIALANGNGKPPDWQDFVGIMCLLVINSTISFIEENNAGNAAAALMAGLAPKTKVLRDGRWSEQDAAILVPGDIISIKLGDIVPADARLLEGDPLKIDQSALTGESLPVTRNPYDEVFSGSTCKQGEIEAVVIATGVHTFFGKAAHLVDSTNQVGHFQKVLTAIGNFCICSIAIGMLVEIVVMYPIQHRKYRDGIDNLLVLLIGGIPIAMPTVLSVTMAIGSHRLSQQGAITKRMTAIEEMAGMDVLCSDKTGTLTLNKLTVDKNLIEVFAKGFDKENVLLCAARASRVENQDAIDAAIVGTLADPKEARAGIREVHFLPFNPVDKRTALTYIDSDGNWHRASKGAPEQILTLCNCKEDQKKKVHAIIDKFAERGLRSLGVASQVVPEKSKDSAGGPWQFVGLLSLFDPPRHDSAETIRRALNLGVNVKMITGDQLAIAKETGRRLGMGTNMYPSSSLLGQHKDESIAALPIEELIEKADGFAGVFPEHKYEIVKKLQERKHICGMTGDGVNDAPALKKADIGIAVADATDAARSASDIVLTEPGLSVIISAVLTSRAIFQRMKNYTIYAVSITIRIVFGFMFIALIWKFDFSPFMVLIIAILNDGTIMTISKDRVKPSPLPDSWKLKEIFATGVVLGGYLALLTVIFFWLIKDTDFFPDKFGVRSIRHNPEEMMAVLYLQVSIVSQALIFVTRSRSWSFVERPGFLLLGAFMIAQLLATVIAVYANWGFARIHGCGWGWAGVVWLYSIVFYFPLDIMKFATRYALSGKAWQNMIDNRTAFSTKKDYGKEEREAQWALAQRTLHGLQPPEASTIFNDKSSYRELSEIAEQAKRRAEVARLRELHTLKGHVESVVKLKGLDIDTIQQHYTV is encoded by the exons ATGGGGCTCAGTCTTGAAGAGATTAAAAACGAGACTGTTGATCTG GAGAAAATTCCGATAGAGGAAGTTTTTGAGCAGCTGAAATGTACCCGAGAAGGTCTCAGTGCGGACGAGGGAACCAACAGGCTGGAGATCTTTGGACCCAACAAATTAGAAGAGAAAAAG GAAAGCAAACTACTCAAGTTTCTCGGCTTTATGTGGAATCCACTCTCATGGGTTATGGAAGCTGCTGCCATAATGGCTATTGCGTTGGCAAACGGGAATGGGAAACCTCCTGATTGGCAAGATTTTGTTGGCATTATGTGCCTGCTTGTCATCAATTCAACAATCAGTTTCATCGAAGAAAACAATGCTGGTAATGCTGCTGCAGCACTTATGGCTGGTCTGGCTCCCAAAACAAAG GTTCTTAGAGATGGTCGATGGAGTGAACAAGATGCTGCAATCTTGGTTCCTGGAGACATCATTAGTATCAAACTGGGAGACATTGTTCCTGCAGATGCACGTCTTCTTGAGGGTGATCCTTTAAAGATTGATCAATCTGCCCTCACTGGAGAATCACTTCCGGTGACTAGGAATCCTTATGATGAAGTTTTCTCCGGTTCAACTTGTAAACAAGGTGAGATCGAAGCCGTGGTCATTGCTACTGGGGTTCATACCTTCTTTGGAAAGGCTGCACATCTTGTGGACAGCACAAACCAAGTTGGCCACTTCCAGAAGGTCCTTACAGCCATCGGAAACTTTTGTATCTGTTCCATTGCTATTGGAATGTTGGTCGAGATTGTTGTCATGTATCCAATTCAGCACAGGAAGTATCGGGATGGGATTGACAATCTCTTGGTTCTATTGATCGGAGGTATTCCTATTGCCATGCCCACAGTTCTGTCAGTCACAATGGCTATTGGATCGCACAGGCTATCACAACAAGGAGCCATTACTAAGAGAATGACTGCTATAGAGGAGATGGCTGGCATGGACGTCCTTTGTAGTGATAAGACAGGGACACTGACCCTTAACAAACTTACTGTTGATAAGAACTTGATTGAGGTATTTGCAAAGGGCTTCGATAAGGAAAATGTCTTGCTTTGTGCTGCAAGAGCTTCGAGGGTTGAAAATCAAGATGCTATTGATGCTGCTATAGTTGGAACGCTTgctgatcctaaagag GCTCGAGCTGGAATTAGAGAAGTACACTTCCTTCCGTTCAATCCCGTGGACAAGAGGACTGCCTTGACTTACATTGATTCTGATGGAAATTGGCATCGTGCCAGCAAGGGTGCTCCTGAACAG ATCCTGACTCTCTGCAACTGCAAGGAAGATCAAAAGAAGAAGGTTCATGCCATTATTGATAAATTTGCAGAACGTGGGCTAAGATCATTGGGTGTTGCAAGCCAG GTAGTGCCTGAGAAATCAAAAGACAGTGCTGGTGGTCCATGGCAATTTGTTGGATTGCTATCCCTCTTTGATCCTCCAAGGCACGACAGTGCTGAGACTATCCGCAGGGCTCTCAATCTCGGTGTAAATGTCAAGATGATTACAG GTGATCAACTTGCTATTGCAAAGGAGACTGGCCGAAGACTTGGAATGGGAACAAATATGTATCCATCTTCTTCTTTGCTTGGTCAACACAAGGATGAATCAATAGCTGCACTTCCCATAGAAGAATTAATTGAAAAGGCAGATGGATTTGCTGGAGTTTTTCCTG AGCACAAGTATGAAATCGTCAAGAAATTGCAAGAGAGGAAGCATATATGTGGTATGACAGGAGATGGTGTCAATGATGCCCCTGCTTTGAAAAAGGCAGACATTGGAATTGCAGTAGCCGATGCCACTGATGCCGCACGGAGTGCTTCTGACATTGTTCTGACCGAACCTGGGCTTAGTGTTATTATTAGCGCAGTGCTAACTAGTAGAGCTATTTTCCAAAGGATGAAAAATTACACA ATCTACGCAGTATCCATCACAATCCGTATTGTG TTTGGTttcatgtttattgctttgatttGGAAGTTTGACTTTTCTCCATTCATGGTTTTGATCATTGCCATCCTAAATGACG GAACAATTATGACAATCTCAAAGGATCGAGTAAAACCATCTCCATTGCCTGATAGCTGGAAGTTGAAAGAGATATTTGCTACTGGAGTAGTGCTTGGAGGTTACTTGGCATTGTTAACTGTTATATTCTTCTGGTTGATAAAAGATACTGATTTTTTCCCG GACAAATTTGGTGTGAGATCTATCAGACATAATCCTGAGGAAATGATGGCAGTACTGTACTTGCAAGTGAGTATTGTAAGCCAGGCTCTTATTTTCGTAACAAGGTCACGTAGCTGGTCCTTCGTTGAGCGCCCTGGATTCTTGTTGCTTGGGGCCTTCATGATTGCACAATTG CTGGCAACTGTGATAGCTGTCTACGCAAACTGGGGTTTCGCCAGAATTCACGGATGTGGTTGGGGATGGGCTGGTGTCGTATGGCTTTACAGTATCGTATTCTATTTTCCTCTTGATATCATGAAATTCGCTACTCGTTATGCTTTAAGCGGCAAGGCCTGGCAAAACATGATTGACAACAGG ACGGCTTTCTCCACCAAGAAAGACTACGGAAAAGAGGAGCGTGAAGCTCAGTGGGCTCTAGCTCAAAGGACGTTACATGGACTTCAACCACCAGAGGCCTCTACCATCTTCAATGACAAGAGCAGCTACAGAGAACTTTCTGAGATAGCAGAGCAAGCAAAGAGACGAGCAGAGGTCGCAAG GCTTCGAGAACTGCACACTCTCAAGGGACATGTTGAATCCGTGGTGAAGCTAAAAGGCCTCGACATTGATACAATTCAACAACATTACACAGTCTAA